A stretch of the Argentina anserina chromosome 6, drPotAnse1.1, whole genome shotgun sequence genome encodes the following:
- the LOC126800203 gene encoding mitochondrial succinate-fumarate transporter 1 — protein MGKTQSDSPSVFKTPIPPYVKAISGSFGGIVEASCLQPIDVIKTRMQLDRTRAYRGIIHCGATVSRTEGVRALWKGLTPFATHLTLKYALRMGSNAVLQGVFKDAKTGKVSNHGRFISGFGAGVLEALVIVTPFEVVKIRLQQQRGLSHDLLKYKGPVHCARRIISEEGIRGLWSGACPTVMRNGTNQATMFSAKNACDILLWKKHEGDGRVLLPWQSMISGFIAGTAGPICNNPFDVVKTRLMAQGRGDGELKYKGLFHTMRTVYVEEGFRALWRGLLPRLMRIPPGQAIMWGVADQVIGLYEGQHLHVAAL, from the exons ATGGGGAAAACTCAGAGCGACTCCCCTAGCGTCTTCAAGACTCCCATCCCGCCCTACGTGAAGGCCATATCGGGCTCCTTCGGTGGGATTGTCGAGGCATCGTGCCTCCAGCCCATTGATGTCATCAAGACGCGAATGCAGCTGGATCGCACCAGGGCCTACCGGGGAATCATCCACTGCGGTGCCACCGTGTCCCGCACGGAAGGCGTGAGGGCTCTGTGGAAGGGGTTGACCCCCTTCGCAACGCATCTTACGCTGAAGTACGCGCTGCGCATGGGATCCAATGCGGTGCTTCAGGGCGTGTTTAAGGACGCCAAGACCGGGAAAGTCAGTAATCACGGCCGGTTCATTTCCGGGTTTGGCGCCGGAGTGCTTGAAGCTCTTGTTATTGTCACTCCTTTTGAG GTGGTGAAAATCAGACTGCAGCAACAGAGAGGATTGAGTCATGATCTTCTAAAGTACAAGGGTCCTGTACACTGTGCTCGTAGGATCATCAGTGAGGAAGGCATTCGTGGGCTTTGGTCCGGGGCTTGTCCAACTGTTATGCGCAATGGGACAAACCAGGCGACCATGTTTTCAGCCAAAAATGCATGTGATATTCTCCTGTGGAAGAAGCATGAAGGAGACGGCAGAGTTCTGCTACCATGGCAGTCTATGATTTCAGGTTTCATCGCAGGAACAGCAGGTCCCATTTGCAACAATCCCTTTGATGTTGTCAAGACAAGGCTCATGGCTCAGGGCAGAGGAGATGGCGAGTTGAAATACAAAGGCCTTTTCCATACCATGAGAACAGTATATGTTGAGGAAGGGTTTCGTGCCTTGTGGAGAGGACTGTTGCCGCGGCTCATGAGGATACCGCCGGGGCAGGCCATTATGTGGGGAGTGGCTGACCAAGTAATAGGTTTGTACGAGGGACAACATCTTCATGTTGCTGCCTTATAG
- the LOC126799025 gene encoding LOW QUALITY PROTEIN: em-like protein GEA1 (The sequence of the model RefSeq protein was modified relative to this genomic sequence to represent the inferred CDS: deleted 2 bases in 1 codon; substituted 1 base at 1 genomic stop codon): MASEQERRDPQKREELDEKAREGETVVPGGTGGKTLEAQEHLAEGRHRXGEARREQLGHEGYQEIGHRGGETRREQLEHEGYQEIGKKGGEARREQLGDEGYQEMGRKGGETRREQIGREGSDYQEMGRKGGLSTKDKSGAERAAEEEIPIDESKYKTKTP; the protein is encoded by the exons ATGGCATCGGAGCAGGAGAGAAGGGATCCTCAGAAGAGAGAAGAGCTGGACGAGAAAGCAAGGGAGGGAGAGACTGTTGTTCCTGGCGGAACTGGTGGCAAGACCCTTGAAGCTCAAGAACACCTTGCTGAAG GGCGTCACCGTTGAGGCGAGGCTAGGAGAGAGCAGCTGGGACATGAGGGGTACCAGGAGATTGGCCACCGAGGAGGCGAGACTAGGAGGGAGCAGCTGGAACATGAAGGATACCAGGAGATAGGGAAGAAAGGAGGCGAGGCGAGGAGGGAGCAGCTCGGAGATGAAGGGTACCAGGAGATGGGCCGCAAAGGAGGCGAGACCAGGAGGGAGCAGATCGGCCGTGAAGGG TCAGACTATCAGGAGATGGGGAGGAAAGGAGGTCTGAGCACCAAGGACAAGTCTGGAGCTGAGCGTGCTGCGGAGGAAGAGATCCCAATTGACGAATCCAAATATAAAACCAAGACTCCTTGA
- the LOC126798391 gene encoding AMP deaminase yields MESSYAVHLAMAALVGASLVAVSAYYMHRKTLTQLLEFAKTVEREREREENSDGGGADSPQQMKKRRGNARRKGGGYYRRGSGSLPDVTAISGGVDGNGMVDGIPAGLPRLHTLPEGKSADHVGSTKRTGIRPVSPKSPVASASAFESIEGSDDEDNLTDNAQLGTVYHANGNAGPDLPNHVTANGEPPAIASSSMIRSHSVSGDLHGVQPDPIAADILRKEPEQETFARLKITPTELPSPDEVEVYVVLQECLELRKRYLFSEAVAPWEREIISDPSTPKPNPEPFFYDSEGKSEHHFEMQDGVIHVYPNKDSKEELYPVADATTFFTDLHHILRVIAAGNIRTLCHHRLNLLEQKFNLHLMLNADKEFLAQKSAPHRDFYNVRKVDTHVHHSACMNQKHLLRFIKSKLRKEPDEVVIFRDGTYLTLREVFESLDLTGYDLNVDLLDVHADKSTFHRFDKFNLKYNPCGQSRLREIFLKQDNLIQGRFLAELTKQVFSDLSASKYQMAEYRISIYGRKQSEWDQMASWIVNNELYSANVVWLIQLPRLYNIYKEMGIVTSFQNILDNIFIPLFEVTINPDSHPQLHLFLKQVVGLDLVDDESKPERRPTKHMPTPAQWTNVFNPAFSYYVYYCYANLYTLNKLRESKGMTTIKFRPHSGEAGDIDHLAATFLTATNIAHGINLRKSPVLQYLYYLAQIGLAMSPLSNNSLFLDYHRNPFPVFFLRGLNVSLSTDDPLQIHLTKEPLVEEYSIAASVWKLSSCDLCEIARNSVYQSGFSHALKSHWIGREYYRRGPDGNDIHKTNVPHIRVEFRETIWREEMKQVYLGKAIIPKEVDR; encoded by the exons ATGGAGTCGTCGTACGCGGTACATTTGGCCATGGCGGCTCTGGTAGGGGCGTCGCTGGTGGCGGTCTCGGCTTACTATATGCACCGGAAAACCCTAACTCAGCTGCTCGAGTTCGCGAAGACGGTGGAGAGGGAGCGTGAGCGGGAGGAGAACTCCGACGGCGGCGGCGCCGACTCGCCGCAGCAGATGAAGAAGCGTAGGGGTAACGCGCGGCGCAAGGGCGGCGGGTACTACCGGCGCGGCTCGGGGTCGTTGCCGGACGTGACGGCTATATCCGGCGGGGTTGATGGGAACGGAATGGTGGACGGTATTCCGGCGGGGCTGCCGAGGTTGCACACGCTTCCGGAAG GAAAATCTGCTGATCATGTGGGTTCAACGAAGAGAACTGGTATCAGACCTGTTTCTCCCAAGTCTCCAGTTGCAAGTGCTAGTGCCTTTGAGAGCATTGAAGGCTCAGACGATGAAGATAATTTGACTGACAATGCTCAACTAGGCACCGTATATCATGCTAATGGAAATGCG GGGCCAGATTTACCAAACCATGTTACTGCCAATGGAGAGCCACCTGCTATAGCTTCTTCAAGTATGATTAGGTCACATTCTGTATCTGGTGATCTGCATGGTGTCCAGCCTGATCCAATTGCAGCTGACATTTTAAGGAAAGAGCCTGAGCAGGAAACTTTTGCACGACTTAAAATTACTCCTACTG AATTACCATCACCTGATGAAGTAGAGGTCTACGTGGTTCTTCAAGAATGTCTTGAACTGCGAAAGCGGTATTTATTCAGTGAGGCTGTTGCGCCATGGGAGAGAGAAATTATATCTGATCCCAGTACCCCAAAGCCTAATCCAGAACCATTTTTCTATGATTCCGAGGGAAAGTCTGAA CATCATTTTGAGATGCAAGATGGAGTAATTCACGTGTATCCAAATAAAGATT CAAAAGAAGAGCTTTATCCTGTTGCTGATGCAACTACCTTTTTCACTGACCTTCATCACATACTTCGAGTTATAGCAGCAGGGAATATCAGAACTTTATGCCATCATCGCTTGAATCTTCTGGAACAA AAATTTAATCTTCACTTGATGCTTAATGCGGATAAGGAATTCCTAGCCCAGAAAAGTGCTCCACATCGTGATTTTTATAATGTCAGGAAAGTTGATACCCATGTTCATCACTCGGCATGCATGAACCAGAAGCATCTTTTAAGATTTATAAAGTCAAAGTTGAGGAAGGAGCCTGATGAG GTTGTAATATTTCGAGATGGCACCTATTTGACGTTGAGAGAAGTTTTtgagagtttggatttgaCCGG GTATGACCTGAATGTGGACCTCTTGGATGTTCATGCAGACAAAAGCACATTTCATCGTTTTGATAAGTTCAATCTGAAGTACAATCCCTGTGGTCAAAGTAGGCTCAGGGAGATTTTCCTTAAGCAGGATAATCTTATCCAAG GCCGTTTCCTCGCTGAGCTGACAAAGCAAGTGTTCTCTGATCTATCTGCCAGTAAATATCAG ATGGCTGAGTACAGAATATCGATATATGGCAGGAAACAAAGTGAGTGGGACCAAATGGCTAGTTGGATAGTGAACAATGAATTGTACAGTGCGAATGTTGTATGGTTAATACAG CTCCCTCGgctatacaatatatacaaggAAATGGGGATAGTCACATCCTTTCAGAATATTCTTGACAATATCTTTATACCACTGTTTGAGGTTACCATAAATCCAGATTCTCACCCGCAGTTGCATCTTTTTCTGAAACAG GTTGTTGGGTTAGATTTGGTTGATGATGAAAGCAAACCTGAAAGGCGGCCCACAAAACACATGCCTACTCCAGCACAATGGACAAATGTTTTCAATCCTGCATTTTCGTACTATGTATACTATTGTTATGCTAATCTCTACACACTAAACAAG CTACGTGAATCTAAGGGCATGACAACTATCAAATTCCGTCCACATTCTGGGGAG GCTGGGGACATTGACCACCTTGCTGCAACATTTCTTACTGCAACTAATATCGCACATGGAATCAATTTGAGGAAGTCTCCTGTCCTTCAATATTTATATTATCTTGCTCAG ATTGGTTTGGCTATGTCACCCCTGAGCAACAATTCATTGTTCTTGGACTACCATCGCAACCCTTTTCCCGTATTTTTCCTACGGGGTCTTAACGTGTCTCTCTCTACTGATGATCCTCTTCAAATCCACTTGACTAAAGAACCCTTGGTAGAAGAATATAGTATAGCTGCTTCT GTATGGAAATTAAGTTCATGCGATCTATGTGAAATTGCCCGTAATTCAGTTTACCAGTCAGGTTTCTCACATGCTCT
- the LOC126797934 gene encoding chlorophyll synthase, chloroplastic has translation MASILNTVSSVRLSNPNSSRLRPDSIFAPVSVSFSRRRFTIRAAETDTDEGVKSQAPDKAPASGSSFNQLLGIKGASQETNKWKIRLQLTKPVTWPPLVWGVVCGAAASGNFHWTLEDVAKSILCMSMSGPFLTGYTQTLNDWYDREIDAINEPYRPIPSGAISENEVITQIWVLLLGGLVSAGILDVWAGHDFPTIFYLALGGSLLSYIYSAPPLKLKQNGWIGNFALGASYIGLPWWAGQALFGTLTPDIVVLTLLYSIAGLGIAIVNDFKSVEGDRALGLQSLPVAFGSETAKWICVGAIDITQLSVAGYLLGAGKPFYALALVALIAPQVFFQFKYFLKDPVKYDVKYQASAQPFLVLGLLVTALATSH, from the exons ATGGCGTCCATACTCAACACAGTCTCGTCCGTCAGATTATCAAACCCTAACTCCAGCCGACTCCGTCCTGACTCCATTTTCGCTCCGGTTTCCGTTTCGTTTTCCA GGCGGCGATTTACAATTAGGGCTGCAGAGACTGATACGGATGAAG GAGTTAAATCTCAGGCACCAGATAAGGCGCCGGCTAGCGGTTCAAGCTTCAATCAGCTTCTTGGAATCAAGGGAGCTTCTCAGGAGACT AATAAATGGAAGATCCGTCTTCAGCTGACCAAACCTGTTACTTGGCCTCCCTTGGTATGGGGAGTAGTTTGCGGAGCTGCTGCCTCTG GAAATTTTCATTGGACTTTGGAGGATGTTGCTAAATCTATACTTTGTATGTCAATGTCTGGCCCTTTTCTTACTGGTTACACACAG ACACTTAATGATTGGTATGACCGAGAGATTGATGCAATCAATGAACCTTATCGTCCTATTCCGTCGGGAGCAATATCTGAAAATGAG GTTATTACTCAAATATGGGTACTGCTTTTAGGAGGTCTTGTCTCAGCTGGTATTTTAGATGTGTGG GCTGGACATGATTTCCCAACAATCTTTTACCTTGCTCTGGGTGGATCCCTGCTATCATACATTTACTCTGCTCCACCTCTAAAG CTTAAACAAAATGGATGGATTGGAAATTTCGCTCTTGGAGCAAGTTATATCGGTTTGCCATG GTGGGCTGGTCAGGCATTATTTGGAACCCTTACTCCGGACATAGTTGTCCTGACACTCCTGTACAGCATAGCTGGA TTGGGAATTGCTATTGTAAATGACTTCAAAAGTGTTGAAGGAGATAGAGCACTGGGACTTCAG TCACTTCCTGTAGCTTTTGGTTCTGAAACTGCAAAATGGATTTGCGTGGGTGCCATCGATATAACTCAACTATCGGTTGCTG GTTATCTACTAGGGGCTGGTAAACCATTTTATGCGTTAGCTCTAGTTGCTTTGATAGCTCCCCAAGTCTTTTTTCAG TTCAAGTATTTTCTCAAAGATCCTGTCAAGTATGACGTTAAATATCAG GCTAGCGCGCAGCCATTTCTTGTACTTGGTCTTCTGGTAACAGCTTTAGCAACGAGTCATTGA
- the LOC126799064 gene encoding late embryogenesis abundant protein EMB564-like, protein MASAQERKDPNKREELDAKARQGETVVPGGTGGKTLEAQEHLAEGRQKGGETRREQMGREGYQEMGKKGGLSTMDKSGGDRAAEEGITIDESKYKTKG, encoded by the exons ATGGCCTCCGCACAAGAGAGAAAGGATCCCAATAAGAGAGAAGAGCTggacgccaaggcaaggcagggaGAGACTGTTGTTCCTGGTGGAACTGGTGGCAAGACTCTTGAGGCACAAGAGCACCTTGCTGAAG GGCGACAGAAGGGAGGTGAGACCAGGAGGGAGCAGATGGGTCGTGAAGGGTACCAAGAGATGGGCAAAAAGGGCGGACTGAGCACCATGGACAAATCCGGTGGAGACCGTGCTGCTGAGGAAGGAATTACCATTGACGAGTCGAAGTACAAAACTAAAGGTTAA